A window of the Sabethes cyaneus chromosome 1, idSabCyanKW18_F2, whole genome shotgun sequence genome harbors these coding sequences:
- the LOC128744596 gene encoding uncharacterized protein LOC128744596: MGTVECPVCTLYLRADMSLEAHLETHPSDKVIKALVAMVSKTGPPAESSESSSVVNPTPANALEMTSMPACSSRSQTPPNALMYHSSGYDPMHQAAPPPPPAPLVTNSVPTAITVVKASDVGYPINNVMIVKSCSTKFLQPTGNPAGLAYASGSIGGGKGMFLESDRGGTQASKTASITVRRQLAPSLYPRYTNERYSGPPPPYSTAISSTISTGSQLQQSTMTGISSKYEQRQPVAQTIAVTQQQQHQQQYYQTHPPPPPPPPPMLHQSSIAIHHQQQQQQQQHHYHQTTSTSGIRNSNFLQAQYTEKEDGNFVVTENPKKIVEYTENDEGDFMVIEKIIKPTPRVVQIPPDDHSNSKLEPTAILPSDQQQQEDVQPEPEEVEENESEYEMDIEEDELYEGKDKEDGLLREQPSTIEIVENEDGSFNDNRGSHTMKEMPKPIMIGGNDESSSSKKYNRFNFIVESYSSGNAGHSSNGSYTPKKKPASGLKVLSNVKVTTDLSQGIKDIILNLNSKNKAANVAGNNSGNTSNASEIGTSLISGVKQAAVVNNNCQNELIINTGGNMPPIDLNNVNDIEIINDDEEDVRSGEEEECYVGSMEVKASISDIVPTSQESQESLGSSQSASCASRTTPTPSVITSVIRMTPHTSPAVAAPTPTPPPLTHNVEPSSVQPPPAEPSNSQQVSSTIADTSSSVADHKSSAAGPSDSSKKIAAAPPVGKKSSSSAGPIFNKQPKKLTVKLKTPLPPVPPATPPLASVLQNADSSGGSLSAIVPKIERTVYDEAPLHHQEQVSPHATSSATFVGKTELIEEPPSVNVGQDDHDDKSPRKRELHDSFPLHNSPMGGSEEATDLTTETITTTTLITTKVEKDTKLSETIIFTQSSSTHCSSSNSSNHSGPPSNASAYDDAEQKEVILPSASQDIVPTTIASVECYKITFIDDDDAVMASSVGQSEKSDPDSVAVGAHEIVAAPSVECDVECQDSKAKLELDIKQNISGKSSLHNDDYSSPVSSGESSHEDEAEKAAIKSTDASPQSESILKKCIKIEKVDRGTLDDLVTCTSVSSVKTCGDEHYRKDQKDLLEAGPSSASTSTTDGNGNVRSGNVGPTFLEYCAEYDDYVPVAGYGMPQEQIPLSWVQKFSPQYAPFEDQNSYMDLDMCSNKTNSNSVGENSATSASGSGSMASRVDNSMDRAPSAESLNIRTDEKMPAKGEISEQESNGDMELSWNRLYPVHENIPIYPSSYDMSTAQECWNLTNRGNTGGGAAGHSSNSSASNNNNSTSAVATGGEPSGTGGTLSGAQQDRGGVYHPYHHQSIGLPSHGLNFQFPHQYEQHRSDVSNEEDKVDDKSKIFLDYGAAGNSGLGYHGLGGAGNSSGSALHDEANRKLAKIRTYRCTECPKSFTLLKQRRAHMLSEHQIDCKREVLGANGAVSNNAGGIPSTVTSGSALGLFSGGAGEGSSTALLAKKIKLEPQPMLMSYSSLKQELELKREGGVADGEMPGPSGMGSRSVSAGGEVRRRRTYVCGTCKQVFARFKLFNVHLMTHPAECYTCGKSFRHWPNFALHIKRHLGIKDHQCRLCGKKFVIKQKLDEHMRVHTGKAPLKCPDCDQHFRRFSNLAQHRNRHHLNKVPSEKDFVCHCGEVFQSKAKMEWHKEIHENRPKSCPFCREKFIHKNSLTRHIRLSHTEKYVKLEIETETCTICQQPYIKTSMKRHMETHTEERMAYSCAICNKLFTTNWNLKQHQWTHANPTLKPFQCSMCSSGFVREADYITHMNAHKSIRPYTCNHCGCQFIRKYNWIRHTREHESDKKYTCEICGRKFHRKYYLKEHKRIHTGERPFSCNICGKTSSTKTNHNKHIKIHHARDPLTAEN; this comes from the exons ATGGGTACGGTAGAATGTCCCGTATGTACCCTGTACCTCCGGGCCGACATGAGCCTGGAGGCACATTTGGAGACTCATCCGTCGGATAAGGTTATCAAAGCTTTGGTGGCGATGGTTTCGAAGACAGGTCCTCCAGCGGAATCATCAGAATCATCATCCGTAGTCAACCCTACACCAGCTAATGCATTGGAAATGACCTCAATGCCAGCTTGCAGCTCGCGTTCGCAGACACCACCGAATGCTCTAATGTATCACTCTAGCGGTTATGATCCAATGCATCAGGCTGCACCTCCGCCGCCACCAGCACCGCTGGTTACAAATAGTGTCCCAACCGCGATAACCGTTGTCAAGGCATCCGATGTTGGTTATCCAATAAACAACGTAATGATCGTGAAAAGTTGCAGCACTAAATTCCTTCAGCCAACCGGAAACCCTGCTGGTCTAGCTTATGCTTCGGGATCAATTGGAGGTGGAAAAGGAATGTTTCTAGAGTCCGATCGTGGAGGAACTCAAGCAAGTAAAACAGCCTCCATCACCGTTCGCCGTCAGCTTGCCCCCTCACTGTACCCGCGTTACACAAACGAGCGCTATTCTGGCCCTCCGCCACCCTACAGTACAGCAATATCATCCACAATATCCACCGGTTCCCAACTACAACAATCCACGATGACTGGCATTTCTTCCAAATACGAACAAAGACAACCAGTGGCTCAGACTATTGCAGTcactcagcagcagcagcaccagcagcaataCTATCAAACTCACCCACCGCCCCCACCTCCGCCGCCACCAATGCTGCATCAATCATCGATTGCAATacaccatcagcagcagcaacagcaacaacagcatcaCTACCATCAAACAACCTCGACTAGTGGGATCAGAAATTCCAACTTTCTGCAGGCTCAGTACACGGAAAAAGAAGACGGCAACTTTGTGGTTACCgagaatccgaaaaaaatagTCGAATACACCGAGAACGATGAGGGTGACTTTATGGTAATAGAGAAAATTATCAAACCGACCCCGCGGGTTGTTCAAATTCCGCCGGATGATCATTCTAACTCAAAACTAGAACCAACAGCAATCTTGCCTAGCGATCAACAACAACAAGAGGATGTTCAACCGGAACCGGAGGAAGTCGAAGAAAATGAATCGGAATACGAAATGGACATTGAAGAGGATGAGTTGTACGAGGGTAAAGATAAGGAGGATGGTCTTCTGCGGGAGCAACCAAGCACGATTGAGATAGTAGAAAATGAAGACGGATCGTTCAACGATAATCGTGGATCGCACACTATGAAAGAGATGCCAAAACCGATCATGATCGGTGGCAACGATGAAAGCAGCAGCAGTAAGAAATATAATAGGTTTAATTTCATTGTAGAATCATACAGTTCCGGCAATGCTGGTCATTCTTCAAACGGGAGCTACACTCCCAAAAAGAAACCAGCCAGTGGACTGAAAGTGTTGAGCAACGTCAAGGTCACCACTGACCTGTCTCAAGGCATTAAGGATATTATTCTTAATTTAAATAGCAAAAACAAAGCTGCCAATGTTGCTGGCAATAATAGTGGAAATACCAGTAACGCGAGTGAAATAGGCACGTCACTCATTTCCGGGGTTAAGCAAGCAGCTGTTGTCAATAACAATTGTCAGAATGAGCTTATCATAAACACCGGCGGCAATATGCCGCCGATCGATCTCAACAACGTAAATGATATTGAAATCATTAACGACGACGAGGAGGACGTTCGTTCTGGCGAGGAAGAGGAATGCTACGTTGGGTCGATGGAAGTTAAGGCAAGCATCTCCGATATCGTTCCGACTAGTCAAGAATCGCAGGAATCGTTGGGCTCTTCGCAGTCGGCATCCTGCGCTTCACGTACAACACCGACACCGTCGGTAATTACTAGTGTAATCCGTATGACACCTCATACATCGCCGGCAGTTGCGGCTCCAACTCCAACTCCGCCACCGTTAACGCATAACGTCGAACCTAGTAGCGTGCAGCCTCCTCCTGCTGAACCGTCAAACTCGCAGCAAGTGTCCTCTACAATTGCTGACACCTCATCGTCGGTTGCTGACCATAAATCATCAGCTGCTGGACCATCGGATTCAAGTAAGAAAATTGCAGCCGCACCACCGGTAGGAAAAAAATCATCCAGCTCTGCGGGAcctattttcaacaaacaacCGAAAAAGCTAACCGTCAAACTAAAAACACCACTTCCACCGGTACCACCTGCAACTCCGCCTTTGGCTTCGGTCCTGCAGAATGCTGATAGCAGCGGCGGTAGTTTGTCAGCCATTGTACCGAAGATTGAGCGTACCGTATATGACGAAGCACCGCTTCATCATCAAGAGCAAGTGTCTCCACACGCTACGTCGTCTGCAACATTTGTCGGTAAAACTGAACTCATCGAAGAGCCACCATCGGTCAATGTAGGGCAAGATGACCACGACGATAAATCACCTCGTAAACGGGAGCTTCAC GATTCGTTTCCGTTACACAATTCGCCAATGGGTGGCAGCGAAGAAGCAACCGACCTGACTACCGAAACGATTACCACTACGACGTTAATCACGACCAAGGTCGAGAAGGACACCAAACTGTCGGAAACTATAATATTTACACAGTCTTCTTCGACacactgcagcagcagcaacagtagCAACCACAGTGGTCCACCTTCGAATGCAAGCGCTTACGATGACGCCGAACAAAAGGAAGTCATCCTTCCGTCAGCGTCGCAGGACATTGTTCCTACCACAATCGCATCAGTCGAGTGCTATAAAATTACCTTCATCGACGATGACGATGCTGTCATGGCTTCTTCGGTCGGCCAATCGGAAAAATCCGACCCCGACAGCGTTGCCGTTGGTGCGCACGAAATCGTAGCGGCACCAAGCGTGGAGTGTGACGTCGAGTGTCAGGACAGCAAAGCCAAACTCGAGCTCGATATAAAGCAAAATATCTCCGGAAAAAGTTCGCTGCACAATGACGATTACTCTTCACCGGTATCGTCCGGTGAATCTTCGCACGAAGACGAAGCGGAAAAAGCAGCAATCAAATCCACGGATGCTTCACCGCAGTCGGAATCAATACTAAAAAAATGCATTAAAATTGAGAAGGTTGACAGAGGAACGTTGGACGACTTAGTGACTTGCACAAGCGTCTCATCGGTAAAGACGTGCGGGGATGAACACTATCGAAAAGATCAAAAGGATTTACTCGAGGCTGGTCCCTCGAGTGCATCCACTAGTACTACTGACGGGAATGGTAACGTTCGTTCGGGTAATGTTGGCCCGACGTTCTTGGAATATTGTGCCGAATATGACGATTATGTTCCCGTTGCCGGCTACGGAATGCCACAGGAGCAGATTCCACTGTCATGGGTACAGAAGTTCAGTCCTCAGTATGCACCGTTTGAGGATCAGAATTCCTACATGGATCTGGATATGTGCAGCAATAAAACTAATTCGAACAGCGTTGGTGAAAATAGTGCTACCAGCGCCAGTGGTAGCGGTAGTATGGCAAGTCGCGTAGACAATAGTATGGATCGGGCGCCTTCGGCGGAGAGTTTAAATATCAGAACCGATGAAAAGATGCCCGCCAAAGGCGAAATTTCCGAACAGGAGAGCAATGGGGATATGGAGCTGTCGTGGAATAGA TTATATCCGGTGCACGAAAACATCCCAATCTATCCGAGCTCGTACGATATGTCGACGGCGCAGGAGTGCTGGAATTTGACTAATCGTGGCAACACCGGTGGTGGTGCTGCTGGTcatagcagcaacagcagtgcCAGCAATAATAACAATAGTACTTCCGCCGTTGCCACTGGCGGGGAACCGTCTGGCACTGGCGGCACCCTTAGTGGTGCGCAGCAGGATCGCGGTGGAGTGTACCATCCGTATCATCATCAGTCTATCGGGCTTCCCTCTCATGGGTTGAATTT CCAATTCCCCCACCAGTACGAGCAGCATCGCAGCGATGTTTCGAACGAAGAGGACAAAGTGGACGACAAATCGAAGATTTTCCTGGACTACGGAGCCGCCGGCAACAGCGGGCTCGGCTACCATGGATTGGGAGGAGCTGGCAATAGTAGCGGATCGGCGTTGCACGATGAGGCAAATCGCAAACTGGCCAAAATTCGTACGTACCGTTGTACGGAATGTCCCAAGTCGTTCACTCTGTTGAAGCAACGTCGAGCGCATATGTTGTCCGAGCATCAGATCGATTGTAAGAGGGAAGTGTTGGGTGCCAATGGCGCTGTTAGTAACAATGCCGGTGGCATTCCGTCGACCGTTACTTCCGGTTCTGCTTTGGGCCTCTTCTCCGGTGGAGCTGGTGAGGGGTCTAGCACAGCGTTGCTGGCTAAGAAGATTAAGCTTGAACCGCAACCGATGCTAATGAGTTACAGTTCATTGAAGCAGGAGCTAGAACTGAAGCGAGAAGGAGGAGTAGCTGATGGAGAAATGCCCGGCCCTAGTGGGATGGGTTCGAGAAGTGTTTCGGCAGGTGGAGAAGTTCGCCGAAGGCGAACCTACGTGTGCGGTACATGCAAGCAAGTATTTGCTAGATTTAAATTGTTCAACGTTCATTTGATGACTCACCCCGCCGAATGCTACACCTGTGGCAAAAGCTTCCGACACTGGCCAAACTTTGCCCTGCACATTAAGCGACACTTGGGTATCAAGGATCACCAGTGTCGGCTGTGCGGCAAGAAGTTCGTAATCAAGCAGAAGCTGGATGAGCATATGCGGGTTCACACTGGGAAAGCTCCGCTCAAGTGTCCGGATTGCGATCAGCACTTCCGACGGTTTTCCAATTTGGCCCAACACCGCAATCGGCATCACCTCAATAAGGTTCCTTCGGAGAAAGATTTTGTGTGTCACTGCGGCGAGGTGTTCCAGTCGAAAGCCAAAATGGAGTGGCATAAGGAGATCCACGAGAATCGGCCGAAGAGTTGTCCGTTCTGTCGGGAAAAGTTTATCCACAAGAATAGTTTGACGCGGCATATTCGGTTGTCTCACACGGAGAAGTATGTTAAGTTGGAGATTGAAACCGAAACGTGCACCATTTGCCAACAGCCGTACATTAAGACGAGTATGAAGCGCCACATGGAGACACACACCGAGGAACGGATGGCCTATTCGTGTGCGATCTGCAATAAGTTGTTTACCACCAATTGGAATTTGAAGCAGCACCAGTGGACGCACGCCAATCCGACGCTGAAGCCCTTCCAGTGCAGTATGTGCTCGAGCGGATTCGTTCGCGAGGCGGACTACATCACGCACATGAATGCCCACAAGTCGATTCGGCCGTACACGTGCAACCACTGCGGGTGTCAGTTCATCCGCAAGTACAACTGGATCCGGCACACGCGCGAGCACGAGTCGGACAAGAAGTACACGTGCGAAATCTGCGGCCGCAAATTCCACCGGAAGTACTACCTGAAGGAGCACAAGCGCATCCACACCGGCGAGCGGCCCTTCTCGTGCAACATCTGCGGCAAAACGTCGTCCACGAAGACCAACCACAACAAGCACATCAAGATTCACCACGCTCGGGATCCGCTGACGGCGGAGAATTAA